One window from the genome of Dioscorea cayenensis subsp. rotundata cultivar TDr96_F1 chromosome 3, TDr96_F1_v2_PseudoChromosome.rev07_lg8_w22 25.fasta, whole genome shotgun sequence encodes:
- the LOC120254312 gene encoding protein GLUTAMINE DUMPER 1-like, with translation MSTQMAHHQQPNSGWHSPVPYLFAGLAAMLGLIAFALLILACSYWKLSGFPESQETDTGDQQKESDNNNKVISNQFELKHVVVIMAGEEKPTFLATPMSSRASSFEDRISEENHKKSSSYEESHEHS, from the coding sequence ATGAGTACTCAAATGGCTCACCATCAACAGCCAAACTCCGGTTGGCATTCTCCGGTGCCATATCTCTTTGCCGGCCTCGCCGCCATGCTCGGCCTCATCGCCTTTGCTCTTCTCATCCTTGCTTGCTCTTATTGGAAACTCTCCGGGTTTCCGGAGTCTCAAGAAACAGATACTGGAGATCAGCAAAAGGAAAGTGATAACAACAACAAAGTTATATCTAATCAATTTGAATTGAAGCATGTTGTGGTGATCATGGCAGGTGAAGAGAAGCCAACCTTCTTGGCCACTCCCATGTCTAGCAGAGCCTCTTCTTTTGAAGATAGAATTAGTGAAGAGAATCACAAGAAGAGTAGTTCTTATGAGGAAAGCCATGAGCATTCTTGA